A genome region from Nicotiana tabacum cultivar K326 chromosome 13, ASM71507v2, whole genome shotgun sequence includes the following:
- the LOC107825388 gene encoding dnaJ protein homolog: MFGRTPKKSDSTKYYEILGVPKSASQDDLKKAYRKAAIKNHPDKGGDPEKFKELAQAYEVLSDPEKRDIYDQYGEDALKEGMGGGGGGHDPFDIFQSFFGGSPFGGGGSSRGRRQRKGEDVVHPLKVSLEDVYNGTSKKLSLSRNVLCAKCKGKGSKSGASMKCSGCQGSGMKVSIRQLGPSMIQQMQHPCNECKGTGETINDKDRCPQCKGEKVVQEKKVLEVHVEKGMQNGQKITFPGEADEAPETITGDIVFILQQKEHPKFKRKGDDLFVEHTLTLTEALCGFQFILTHLDNRQLLIKSQPGEVVKPDQFKAINDEGMPMYQRPFMRGKLYIHFTVDFPESLTPEQCKNLEAVLPPKPKMEVSEMELDECEETTLHDVNIEEEMRRKQQAAQEAYDDDDDMPGGAQRVQCAQQ, encoded by the exons ATGTTTGGAAGGACACCGAAGAAGAGCGATAGCACAAAGTATTATGAGATCTTAGGAGTTCCGAAGAGTGCTTCTCAGGATGATCTCAAAAAGGCTTATCGTAAAGCCGCCATCAAAAACCATCCCGACAAGGGAGGCGATCCTGAAAAG TTTAAAGAGCTTGCCCAAGCTTATGAGGTTTTAAGTGACCCGGAGAAGCGTGATATATATGATCAGTATGGTGAGGACGCTCTCAAGGAAGGAATGGGTGGTGGAGGTGGTGGACACGACCCATTTGACATATTCCAATCCTTCTTCGGCGGAAGCCCCTTTGGAG GTGGTGGAAGCAGCAGAGGTAGAAGACAAAGAAAAGGAGAGGATGTTGTCCACCCTCTCAAGGTTTCTTTGGAGGATGTTTACAATGGAACATCAAAGAAGCTTTCACTATCTCGCAATGTATTGTGCGCAAAGTGCAAGGG TAAAGGGTCTAAGTCAGGTGCTTCAATGAAGTGTTCTGGCTGTCAAGGGTCTGGGATGAAAGTTTCTATTAGACAGCTTGGTCCATCCATGATCCAGCAGATGCAGCACCCTTGCAATGAGTGTAAGGGTACTGGTGAGACAATTAATGACAAAGATAGGTGCCCACAGTGTAAGGGAGAGAAGGTTGTGCAGGAGAAGAAGGTGTTGGAAGTTCACGTGGAGAAGGGTATGCAGAATGGGCAGAAGATAACATTCCCAGGCGAGGCAGATGAAGCG CCGGAAACTATTACTGGAGACATAGTTTTTATCTTGCAACAGAAGGAACATCCTAAGTTCAAGCGAAAGGGAGATGATCTTTTTGTTGAGCACACATTGACCTTGACCGAGGCCCTATGTGGTTTCCAGTTCATCTTGACTCACCTAGACAACAGACAGCTGCTGATCAAGTCCCAACCTGGCGAAGTTGTCAAGCCTG ATCAGTTTAAGGCTATCAACGATGAAGGAATGCCAATGTACCAAAGGCCTTTTATGAGAGGGAAATTGTACATTCATTTCACTGTTGATTTCCCTGAGTCATTAACCCCAGAGCAGTGCAAGAACCTTGAAGCGGTGCTGCCGCCAAAACCCAAAATGGAAGTGTCTGAAATGGAattggatgaatgtgaggagaccACTTTGCATGATGTGAACATTGAGGAGGAGATGCGAAGGAAGCAGCAAGCAGCCCAAGAGGCTTACGACGACGATGATGATATGCCTGGTGGTGCACAGAGAGTCCAATGTGCACAGCAGTAA
- the LOC107825394 gene encoding CASP-like protein 4D1 produces the protein MAIKPLFMLIARILTFVFLLISLIVLATTDDFNQISTYRYTFSVIVIGLVYTFLQTALTIFHMISGQNICGDVLTHFEFYGDKVSSHILATGATTGYGITSGVAASLLLIAFFFSAISSVFSSFNLHNKS, from the exons ATGGCTATTAAACCGTTGTTTATGTTAATTGCAAGAATCCTCACATTTGTTTTCCTACTCATATCACTCATCGTCCTCGCCACAACGGATGATTTTAATCAAATTTCTACTTATCG TTACACGTTCTCTGTAATTGTTATTGGATTAGTGTACACATTCCTACAAACTGCCTTGACAATATTTCATATGATCTCTGGCCAAAACATTTGTGGAGATGTCTTGACTCACTTTGAATTTTATGGTGATAAG GTTTCTTCCCACATATTAGCCACTGGAGCAACAACAGGTTATGGAATTACCTCTGGAGTAGCTGCCAGTCTTCTTCTGATAGCATTCTTCTTCTCTGCAATTTCctctgttttttcttcttttaatctcCATAATAAGAGTTGA